The following is a genomic window from Pseudomonadales bacterium.
CGCTGATCTGCAGCTTCGCCAGCGTGGCGACCAGCGCGGACTCGATGCGATCGACCAGATCGCGCACACCGATTCCGAGGCGGCGCAGATCGAGCATCAGGTACACCACGCATTGCCCCGGACCATGCCAGGTCACCTGACCGCCACGATCGACATGGATCACCGGTGTTGCGCCCGGGTCGAGCAGGTGCTCCCGCCGACCCGCCTGCCCGAGCGTGAACACCGACGGATGCTGCAGCAACCAGATGCGATCCGGACTGTCGGCGTCGCGTGTATCGGTATAGCGTTGCATGGCGCGCCAGGCGTGCTCGTAGTCCACGCGGTCGGAGCGCTGGACCTCGAGTCGTGGCTGCACCACTGCTGCCGACATCACAGCACCATATGCACGCGCCCGGTGGCCTTCAGGTCATCGAACAGCGCCTGCAACTGCTCCGGTCCGGTAGCCACGATCGTCACCGTCACCGAGACGAAGCGACTGTTGGCGCTGAAACGCTCCGTAGT
Proteins encoded in this region:
- the lipB gene encoding lipoyl(octanoyl) transferase LipB, with the protein product MSAAVVQPRLEVQRSDRVDYEHAWRAMQRYTDTRDADSPDRIWLLQHPSVFTLGQAGRREHLLDPGATPVIHVDRGGQVTWHGPGQCVVYLMLDLRRLGIGVRDLVDRIESALVATLAKLQISAHPRRDAPGVYVDGAKIAALGLRVRRGCCFHGLALNVDCSLEAFARIDPCGYRGLTVTRVADHVVPGTDISRARVESLLLAALAEAFGYPGP